A region of the Fischerella sp. PCC 9605 genome:
CTAATTTCTCTTCTAATATCGCCAATTCCTCTTCCACTTGGAAGGATTTACTTCGTTCAATTAAGGTTGGAAAATCTTGTGTTGATACAACGATATGAGGCAAGTTACTTTCTAAAGCGCGATGAAAGGCATCAATACCTTCTTGAGGCTTAATTCCTAATTTTAAGTTAGCTTCCTCCCGCATCTGCTTAATTTCATCTGGTACTACAGTCTCGACTTCCATTCCTACTTGCCAAGGACCCCAGCTAATTGATACTGTCGATTGACTCGATTTGCAAGCACAATAGTGAGCGTATGTGTCAAGAAAAGCATTTGCTGCACAGTAATCTACTTGTCCAAAGTGTCCCAAGATAGAAGTTTGGGATGAACAAAGCACAAAGAAATCTAAATTGTAATTTTTTAAAACTTTCTCTAGTACTAGCGTTCCCCTGACTTTTGCTGCTAGTACGCTGTTTGCCATGTCCCTTGTCTTGAGTTGAATTATGCCACCTGGAGCGATACCTGCTGTATGAATGACACCATCGATACGGCCAAATTGTTTTAACGCTTGAGCAACTACTGTTTGCATTTGTTCAAGATTAGCTACATCGGCACTGTTAACTTGAACAATAGCTCCTAATTTCTCAAGTGCCAGCACTTTCTCGATTTTACGGCTTACACTATCTTGGTTGTCATGGGTTGCTAACCATTGTTCCCACTGTGAGCGTTCAGGTAGCCCTTTTCGTCCAACCAGAATTAAATTAGCCTGTGCTGTCTTCGCTAAGTTTTCTGCCAATACCAAACCAATACCACCAAGTCCCCCGGTAATTAAGTAAACTCCTCCTTCTCTTAACTTAGTTGTATTTGCGATGTCTCGATCTAGCCGCACAGGTTCAAAAGTTTGAACCCAGCGATGATAACCACGGTAGGCTATTATGTTATCCGTCTGTTGTGCAGTAATTTCTGTGACAAGATAATCTATGAGTTTCTGTACTGGCGGGTTTTTGCAAGAAGAAATTACTATGTCAATAGTACGGCAAGTTATCTTGGGGTATTCCAGTGGAATAACCTTACATGGCCCTAGTATCGTTGCTTTTTCAGGACATAAACTATCCTCGCCAGTGACATCATGTACGTTACTTGTTACAACTATCAACTTCAAAGCATCGGTAATATTCCGTCTTCCCAACGCTTGTGCTAGAAATAACAAACTCCAGAAACCCAAATTTTGGCTATCTTCAAAAAACTGATGCGATGATTCTGTTTGTTTTACTGGCTCATTGCCAGGCAAAGTATCATTTGGTGTAACGCTCCAAAAGTGAGCGAAATGCCATACGGGACGCTTCGCGATCGCATTTGGGTTTAAATCCAATTTGCTAAGTTCTTGTAGCAAGGTATCATAGTCACTACTTGTTTGGGGATTAATTGCGTAAGCGCGATCGCCTAACTTGGTAAACTGCTCTCCAATTGTCACAGTGATGACATAATGACCCTGTAATTCCAACTGTTTGGCAACTTGCGAACCAACTCCACTAGTATCAACAAAGACTAAGCAACATGGCTTTTGTTCTGATTTTGATGGTATATGGGGAGAGCGTTTCCAAGAGGGAACGTAAAACCAGTCGGCAAGATTCGGTTTTTTGTGTAATGCTTGCTGCGATCGCGTAGCCAAGTTAGCTTCAGGATTGGCATCAATCCAGTAACGCTGACGTTCAAATGGATACGTCGGTAAGGGAATGCGATCGCGTTGTTCATTGGTATAAAAACCAGACCAATCTACTTCTACCCCTTCCAGCCAAAGGCGACCCAATGTATTCATTAAAAATGCGACATCTGACTGTTGCTCGTAGGAATGCCGCAGGGAAGCGAGCATCACCAATTGAGTTTTATCGTTACTTTCTATACATTGCGATGCGAAACTGATCAATGCTTGACCAGGGCCAACCTCTAATAAAATCGGATTGTCTTTTTGCCATAACTGTTGCAATCCCTCAGCAAAGCGTACTGTTTGACAGAGGTGGTTTACCCAATAACCGGGATCTGTTGCTTGCTCTGCTGTAATCCAAGTTCCGGTGACGTTAGAAACATAAGGAATTTTCGGAGGTTTGAGGCTAAATGTTTTGACTAAATCGCCAAAGGCTGGTGCGATCGCCTCCATCATGACAGAATGAAAAGCATGAGAAGTCTGCAAACGTCTACCAACTAAATCTTGTTGGCTCAATTGTCGCTCCCATTCTTCCATAGCATCTGTGGCACCTGCAATCACACACAATGATGACCCGTTGATTGCAGACATAGAGATTTTTTCATTTAGGAGGGGCTGTATCTCTGACTCTGAAAGCGGAACCGCCAACATTGCCCCTTCAGGCAACTCTTGAATCATTTGCGCTCTTTTAGCTACCAGGGTTAAAGCATCTTCAACAGACAAAACTTCAGCTAGAGTTGCTGCTACATATTCACCGATGCTGTAGCCAATCATCGCCGCCGGACGAATTCCCCACGATATCCACAACTGAGCTAAAGCATATTCAATGACAAATATAGCTGGTTGGGTAAGAAAGGTTTGATTCAGTTGTTGAGTGGCGACATCTGCTTGTTCCTCCCCACGACCTAACATTTTTCGCAAATCTAGCCCAGTCGATTGAGTATTTTGTTTTTGCTTGCTGCCATTTGAGCTGTTTCTATTGGGATACAAGACATCTCGCAAATCTAAACCAAGGTGGGGTTTGAGGAGTTCGCAGCATTGGTCAACACAGGCGCGAAATGTTGGCTCAGTTTGGTAAAGTTCAAGAGCCATATCAATGTAGTGAGTTCCCAGTCCAGAAAACATGAAGGCAACAGGACGTTGCTGAGTTTTCTGAGTACTGGTGATAACTCGCTTTGGTTCTTGAAGTGCGTTGACAGCATCTTGGATATCTCGGCAGACAACCATACGCCGATAGTCGAAAGCTTTTCGCCCAACCTGCAATGTGTAAGCTGCATCGGCAAGGTTTAAATCGGGATGTTCTCGGAAATAATTAGCTAAATTTGTTGTAGCCGTTTCTAGCGCTGAACTGGTTTTGGCAGATAGCATCAATAATTGCCAAGAGCGAGAGGGGCTGGAAGCTTCTACAACCGGGGCTTCTTCCAGAATTACATGGGCATTGGTTCCCCCTAATCCAAAGGAACTAACTCCCGCACGTCTGGGAGTGCCATTGGTTTGCCATTTGGCCAGTGTGGTATTGACGTAGAAAGGACTGTTGGCAAAGTCAATTTCGGGATTAGGCGAAGTAAAGTGTAAGCTTGGAGGTATTTGTTTGTGCTTAAGGGCTAAGACAGTTTTGATTAATCCCGCCACACCAGCCGCAGTGTCCAAATGCCCAATATTGGTTTTGACGGAACCAATGGCGCAGAATCCTTTCTTTTGGGTACTTGTCTGAAAAGCTTGTGTGAGAGCAGCAATTTCAATGGGATCTCCTAAAGCTGTTCCTGTCCCGTGAGTCTCAATATAAGTAATACTCTCAGGCTCTACTTCGGCTACTAATTGGGCTGTTCTAATTACCTTTGCTTGGGTCTCGATGCGGGGTGCTGTATAGCTAACCTTGAATGAACCATCATTATTGATAGCTGAACCTTTGATTACAGCATGAATGCGATCGCGATCGCTAAGAGCATCGTCTAATCGCTTCAACACTACAATGCCTACACCCTCGCCCCCCACACTTCCCTGTGCATTAGCATCAAATGCACGGCAGTGTCCGTCAGGAGACATTATTCCGCCTTCTGTGTACAGATATCCAGCTTTTCTTTCTGTATGTATGGCAACGCCACCAGCTAAAGCGATATCACATTCGCCATTCAACAAGCTCATGATAGCTAAATGGACAGCGACTAAGGATGTCGAGCAGGCAGTTTGAACTGTATAACTAGGTCCAGTTAGATTAAGTTTATAGGAAGTACGTGTAGAAAGGAAATCTTTATCACAAGCTATTGCTAGTTGTTGTTCATCTACTGAGATAATCTTTTGATTTGAATAAACGTTGAGTAAATAGCCGTTTAAGCCAGCTCCAGCGAAAACACCTACTGAATATTTCTCTATTCCAGATTTATATCCCGCATTTTCTAAAGCTTCCCATGCACACTCTAAAAAAATGCGATGCTGCGGATCGGTAATTTCTGCTTCTCTAGGATTGAATCCAAAAAAAGAAGCGTCAAATAATTCTGCATCTTCTACTACAGCATTTGCCTTAACATAATTAGGGTAACTTAGAACCTCTGCATCTACTCCTGATTCCAACAGTTCTTCATCATTGAAAAAAGAGATTGATTCTACACCATTTTGAAGATTATTCCAGAATTCATCAATGTTTTTGGCTCCAGGAAATCTTCCTGCTAATCCAATAATTGCTATTTCTGAACCATTGATAGAAGTTGATGCTGTCGGAATATTCATTTCTTTAATTATTCCTTCAATATTTTCAAGAGATTTGCTTTTTAGCAGACGTTTTCTTTCACGATATTGAGATAATTTGATGCTGTCGGAATACTAATTTATTTCAATTAATCCTAAATATTTTCAAAAGATTTTATTTTTCGCAGACGTTTTCTTTGTTGAGCTTTACCATCTGCAATTTTCTCGGCGATATTAGCCATCATATCAGGAGATGGTTGTTGATTTTTGACTTGATTAAAATAATTTGCTAAAGAGTTTATGGTCGGATATCTAAATAGGTCTAGAACAGATAAATCTCTTTTAAATGCTTCACGCAACTTGCTATGAACTTGAACCAAGAGCAATGAATGACCGCCAAGTTCAAAGAAGTTATCATGAATTCCTACGTCTTCAAGTTGAAGTAATTTTTGCCAAATATCAGCTATAGTTTGTTCTACTTCAGTTTGAGGTGGCTGATAAACCGCCTCCAATTCAGGACGCGCTGTATCAGGTGCAGGTAGTGCCTTACGGTCAACCTTACCATTAGGTGTTAGCGGGAGTGCCTCCAACGTGACAAAAGCTGCTGGCACCATGTAGTTTGGCAACTTTGCCTCTAACAGAGTGCGTAGTTCAGAAATCGTTGGGGTTTGTTCTTTTTGGGGAACTATATAGGCGACAATTCGTTGAGAATCTGCTTGTGCTTTTGAACAATCAAGCGCAACCACAGCTTCTCGTACTCCTGGGTGTTGGCCGATCAGTGTTTCGATTTCTCCAAGTTCAATCCGGAAACCACGCAGTTTGACTTGGTTATCAATCCGACCAATGTATTCTATCTCTCCATTGGGTAAATAACGGGCTAAATCTCCTGTTTTGTACAGACGTGCTGATTTATCGCTAAAGGGATTGGGGATAAATTTTTCTGCGGTCAAATCAGGACGGTGGAAATAGCCCCTTGCAAGTCCTTCTCCACCTATACACAATTCGCCTGCTACACCTACAGGCACTAACTGATGATATTGGTCGAGGATATAAAGCTGCGTGTTTGCAATTGGATTACTAATTGGTACAGTGTTGTTAACAGTTTCTACCAGGCTAATGACTGACCAAATAGTGGTTTCGGTCGGGCCATACATGTTCCACAAACAGTCGCATCGCTCGAGTAACTGATTTGCTAGGTGTCCAGGTAAAGCTTCGCCACCACAGAGAATTTTGAATTGACGATCGCCATCCCAGCCTGCTGCCAAAAGTAACTGCCATGTCGCAGGTGTGGCTTGCATGACTGTAGCTTTTGAATCTATCAGTTTTGCTGATAACTGCGTTCCGTCCGAAACAATTTCCCGACTGGCGACTACCAAGCGAGCGCCTACTATGATTGGTAGGAACAGTTCTAATGCGGCAAT
Encoded here:
- a CDS encoding type I polyketide synthase; this encodes MNIPTASTSINGSEIAIIGLAGRFPGAKNIDEFWNNLQNGVESISFFNDEELLESGVDAEVLSYPNYVKANAVVEDAELFDASFFGFNPREAEITDPQHRIFLECAWEALENAGYKSGIEKYSVGVFAGAGLNGYLLNVYSNQKIISVDEQQLAIACDKDFLSTRTSYKLNLTGPSYTVQTACSTSLVAVHLAIMSLLNGECDIALAGGVAIHTERKAGYLYTEGGIMSPDGHCRAFDANAQGSVGGEGVGIVVLKRLDDALSDRDRIHAVIKGSAINNDGSFKVSYTAPRIETQAKVIRTAQLVAEVEPESITYIETHGTGTALGDPIEIAALTQAFQTSTQKKGFCAIGSVKTNIGHLDTAAGVAGLIKTVLALKHKQIPPSLHFTSPNPEIDFANSPFYVNTTLAKWQTNGTPRRAGVSSFGLGGTNAHVILEEAPVVEASSPSRSWQLLMLSAKTSSALETATTNLANYFREHPDLNLADAAYTLQVGRKAFDYRRMVVCRDIQDAVNALQEPKRVITSTQKTQQRPVAFMFSGLGTHYIDMALELYQTEPTFRACVDQCCELLKPHLGLDLRDVLYPNRNSSNGSKQKQNTQSTGLDLRKMLGRGEEQADVATQQLNQTFLTQPAIFVIEYALAQLWISWGIRPAAMIGYSIGEYVAATLAEVLSVEDALTLVAKRAQMIQELPEGAMLAVPLSESEIQPLLNEKISMSAINGSSLCVIAGATDAMEEWERQLSQQDLVGRRLQTSHAFHSVMMEAIAPAFGDLVKTFSLKPPKIPYVSNVTGTWITAEQATDPGYWVNHLCQTVRFAEGLQQLWQKDNPILLEVGPGQALISFASQCIESNDKTQLVMLASLRHSYEQQSDVAFLMNTLGRLWLEGVEVDWSGFYTNEQRDRIPLPTYPFERQRYWIDANPEANLATRSQQALHKKPNLADWFYVPSWKRSPHIPSKSEQKPCCLVFVDTSGVGSQVAKQLELQGHYVITVTIGEQFTKLGDRAYAINPQTSSDYDTLLQELSKLDLNPNAIAKRPVWHFAHFWSVTPNDTLPGNEPVKQTESSHQFFEDSQNLGFWSLLFLAQALGRRNITDALKLIVVTSNVHDVTGEDSLCPEKATILGPCKVIPLEYPKITCRTIDIVISSCKNPPVQKLIDYLVTEITAQQTDNIIAYRGYHRWVQTFEPVRLDRDIANTTKLREGGVYLITGGLGGIGLVLAENLAKTAQANLILVGRKGLPERSQWEQWLATHDNQDSVSRKIEKVLALEKLGAIVQVNSADVANLEQMQTVVAQALKQFGRIDGVIHTAGIAPGGIIQLKTRDMANSVLAAKVRGTLVLEKVLKNYNLDFFVLCSSQTSILGHFGQVDYCAANAFLDTYAHYCACKSSQSTVSISWGPWQVGMEVETVVPDEIKQMREEANLKLGIKPQEGIDAFHRALESNLPHIVVSTQDFPTLIERSKSFQVEEELAILEEKLVSANITVLNHPRPNLENDYVAPRNEVEQKLAEIWQQRLGIDQIGIHDNFFELGGDSVLAIQVVAKANKLGLKLTAQQMFQHQNIAELAIAACMLEPKQTENSLRTGEVYLTPIQHRFIAQNQPDVHSLNQSLLLEIQQTCNPKVLEQAVQYVIQYHDIFRLRFIQKESGWQQIEANTNDVDVMVCEHVNLSSLSENEQKDALESAIQERQNNFNLSEGSLVKVAFIELQSQKNSYLLITIHHLLVDAVSWQILLEDLQTAYQQLNQGKAIHLPDKTTSFKQWAQCMQEYAETLEIMREQDYWLAKAQKPFRSLPVDYPARENTGASADIVSISLDKKETQALLKNVNKAYNTQINDVLLTALVQAFAKWTGELQLWVDVEDNSREKIFKNINDISLSRTVGLLTTCFPALLDITEASDQGNALVAVKEYLRSIPNRGTGYDVLRYVSGNQEVKSKLKSFPQPQVSFKYLGDFDPVISQSSLFNLAQQPVRLNQSPRTNRFYLLEINGVIVQSQLQLNWIYNTAVHRRETIETLASNFIEALRNIIAHCQSIERQKYTPSDFPRANLSQQNLDKLMAKINRANEE